In Quercus robur chromosome 11, dhQueRobu3.1, whole genome shotgun sequence, the following proteins share a genomic window:
- the LOC126706415 gene encoding uncharacterized protein LOC126706415 yields the protein MTGGIGVPACVQCGTHSNPCRCKFVGPTLGFLAFVVTAIVEWPVGALVYCFRHTKGRRIMAHPAAVVYPCVSNKIPI from the coding sequence ATGACTGGTGGTATTGGAGTTCCAGCATGTGTTCAATGTGGCACTCATAGCAACCCATGCAGGTGCAAGTTTGTTGGCCCAACACTTGGGTTCTTGGCTTTTGTTGTTACTGCTATTGTGGAATGGCCTGTGGGGGCTTTGGTTTATTGCTTTCGCCACACGAAGGGTCGTCGTATTATGGCTCATCCTGCTGCAGTGGTTTACCCTTGTGTCTCTAATAAAATTCCCATATGA